From the Candidatus Krumholzibacteriota bacterium genome, one window contains:
- a CDS encoding acyltransferase — translation MILIEDRIFKLISENIITGSGLSADKNTVIGYLSPRDGVEDKLIIGDEARVRSGSVIYAGSTIGNGLETGHNVVLREENEIGNGFSIWNNSVVDYGCRIGNNVKIHCNIYVAQFTVIEDEVFMAPGVTIANDIHPGCPDSRECMRGPILKRACRLGVNVTVLPYVTIGEKTLIGAGSVVTKDIPPGVVAFGNPAKTYSKLSDLTCKTGRREAPYR, via the coding sequence GTGATTCTAATCGAAGATAGGATTTTTAAATTGATTTCTGAGAATATTATTACGGGGAGCGGTTTATCCGCGGATAAAAACACGGTAATAGGATATTTATCGCCCAGGGATGGGGTGGAAGATAAATTGATTATCGGAGACGAAGCTCGCGTAAGAAGCGGGAGTGTAATATATGCCGGTTCCACTATAGGTAATGGATTAGAAACCGGGCATAATGTGGTTCTGCGGGAAGAAAATGAGATTGGAAATGGATTTTCTATCTGGAATAACTCTGTTGTAGATTACGGGTGCAGAATAGGAAATAATGTAAAGATCCACTGTAATATTTATGTTGCTCAGTTTACGGTAATAGAGGATGAAGTCTTTATGGCTCCCGGGGTGACTATTGCTAACGATATCCACCCGGGCTGCCCTGATTCGCGTGAATGTATGCGCGGTCCGATTCTTAAACGAGCATGCCGGCTCGGAGTAAATGTTACAGTATTACCTTATGTTACAATTGGTGAAAAAACTCTTATCGGAGCAGGATCTGTTGTCACAAAAGATATTCCTCCCGGTGTTGTAGCTTTTGGTAATCCCGCCAAAACATACTCGAAACTTTCTGACCTCACCTGTAAGACAGGAAGAAGAGAAGCCCCCTATAGGTAA
- a CDS encoding glycosyltransferase: MLNSPDSGKIFFLASSLVTGGAEVIVRDLAEYISYTGFEVQFLCLHRPGQIGRELIDSGFEVKSGISRGRFDFGTYFRLFRIFNKNKEAVLFSLDHHNAIFWGALAAKAARLNKTVLSLHSTRLSGEDRNFNIIDRLVLPVYKKIIALSKRHAEYLVEEEGINKGRVTIINNGVDIHRFHPIDSEGERKEYKRKFSIPENNLAVTIVAAIRPEKNHDIFLDAAFSISKKRRDITFIIAGDGKGRMRLEKKVDEMSIKDRVIFLGNRNDIPEILSATDISVLCSDMEILPLTVLEAMSAGLPVISTDVGSLSEIIRNGRDGVLIDSKDAVSLAGAIEKLADDKGTRLEMGKSARERILERFTKKTMLKQYKKLFKELSFTTKEN; this comes from the coding sequence ATGTTAAATTCACCAGACAGCGGGAAAATATTCTTTCTTGCCTCCTCTCTTGTTACGGGTGGAGCGGAAGTTATAGTCAGGGACCTGGCGGAGTATATTTCATACACCGGATTTGAGGTTCAGTTTTTATGCCTTCACAGGCCCGGCCAAATCGGCAGAGAATTGATAGATTCCGGCTTCGAAGTTAAAAGCGGAATTTCACGTGGAAGGTTTGACTTCGGGACATATTTCAGATTATTTAGAATATTCAATAAAAACAAGGAAGCGGTTCTTTTTTCGCTGGATCATCATAATGCTATATTCTGGGGGGCCCTTGCCGCTAAAGCCGCCCGATTAAACAAAACGGTTTTATCCCTTCATTCAACCAGATTATCCGGAGAAGACCGTAATTTTAATATTATTGACAGATTAGTTCTGCCCGTGTATAAGAAAATAATTGCTTTATCGAAGAGGCATGCCGAATATCTTGTGGAAGAGGAAGGAATAAATAAGGGTCGTGTGACAATTATTAATAACGGTGTGGATATCCATAGATTCCATCCAATTGATTCTGAAGGAGAGAGAAAAGAATATAAAAGAAAATTCTCAATCCCTGAAAACAATCTCGCCGTTACTATAGTAGCGGCTATCAGGCCTGAAAAGAATCATGACATATTTCTTGACGCCGCTTTTTCAATTTCAAAAAAGAGGAGAGATATCACATTTATAATCGCGGGTGATGGTAAAGGGAGAATGAGATTGGAGAAAAAAGTGGATGAAATGTCAATTAAAGACAGAGTGATCTTTCTTGGAAACAGGAATGATATCCCGGAAATTCTTTCAGCTACAGATATATCGGTACTGTGTTCTGATATGGAGATATTACCGTTGACTGTGCTTGAAGCCATGTCTGCCGGGTTACCTGTTATCTCTACGGATGTTGGATCTCTTTCTGAAATAATCCGTAATGGCAGAGACGGTGTGCTGATAGATTCGAAAGACGCCGTTTCTTTGGCCGGGGCAATTGAAAAACTTGCGGATGATAAAGGGACGCGTTTGGAAATGGGCAAAAGTGCTAGAGAAAGAATATTGGAAAGATTTACAAAAAAAACTATGTTGAAACAGTATAAAAAACTTTTTAAAGAATTATCTTTTACTACTAAAGAAAATTAA
- a CDS encoding glycosyltransferase family 4 protein — protein MKLKIAMIGSKGMPALFGGIERHVEEISVRLVQKGHDVTVYGRKSFSIDEKYRNVDVRIMPSLQTKNFDTATSSIFSTLSAISGKFDIIHYHGIGPSIFCFLGRLGKSKIVSTIHAQDYRQVKWGRIASRMLKFGEKEAVLRSDAAIAVSKLMLEKLMKKYKKKLYYIPNGANIYKSSDFPLNNEFGLESDGYILAAGRFIVEKGYHTLIDAFSRINTDKKLVIVGDKTGKDEYTRSLLKRSDSRIVFTGFVSGAKLNRLYSNCYFYVLPSLVEGLPISLIEAMAFAKPVLVSDIPENMEVVEDMGVTFKRGDEEDLKVKLEKVLKFEESRRNEIGERCLQKVSDFYNWNLITDQLENVYFETTK, from the coding sequence TTGAAATTGAAGATAGCAATGATAGGATCAAAGGGGATGCCGGCTTTGTTCGGTGGGATTGAGCGTCATGTTGAGGAAATCAGTGTGCGGCTTGTTCAAAAAGGCCATGATGTAACTGTCTACGGCAGAAAGAGTTTCAGTATTGATGAAAAATACCGCAACGTAGATGTTAGAATTATGCCATCGCTTCAGACAAAGAATTTCGATACAGCTACAAGCTCGATTTTTTCAACTCTTTCCGCAATATCAGGCAAGTTTGATATTATTCATTATCATGGCATAGGTCCTTCTATATTCTGCTTTCTGGGAAGATTAGGAAAAAGTAAAATTGTTTCAACCATACATGCTCAGGATTACAGACAAGTTAAATGGGGCAGGATCGCAAGCCGTATGCTTAAATTTGGTGAAAAAGAAGCGGTATTAAGATCTGACGCGGCAATAGCTGTTTCTAAGCTCATGTTAGAAAAGCTTATGAAGAAGTACAAGAAAAAGTTGTATTACATTCCAAATGGGGCGAATATTTATAAAAGTAGTGATTTTCCATTGAATAATGAGTTCGGACTTGAAAGTGACGGTTATATTCTTGCGGCCGGAAGATTTATAGTTGAAAAGGGGTACCATACTCTGATCGATGCGTTCAGCAGGATCAACACTGATAAAAAACTTGTTATAGTCGGTGATAAAACCGGAAAGGATGAATATACCAGATCTTTATTGAAAAGATCAGACAGCCGTATAGTATTTACGGGATTTGTGAGCGGAGCAAAATTGAACAGACTCTACAGCAATTGTTATTTTTACGTTTTGCCTTCTTTGGTTGAAGGGCTGCCGATATCTCTGATTGAAGCAATGGCCTTCGCCAAACCGGTACTTGTCAGTGATATTCCAGAAAATATGGAAGTTGTAGAAGATATGGGAGTTACTTTTAAAAGGGGAGACGAAGAAGACCTGAAAGTGAAGTTGGAAAAGGTTTTAAAGTTTGAAGAAAGCCGCAGAAATGAAATAGGAGAAAGATGCCTTCAAAAGGTGAGCGATTTCTATAATTGGAATCTTATAACCGATCAGCTTGAAAATGTCTATTTCGAAACAACAAAATGA